The genomic stretch AAGCCCTTTCGTTACATCTGAGACATGAACAAGAACCGCTGATGGATTCATAATTTTTCTCCAACCACATAACGCGCAGTTAAGGTGTGAGAGACGCACATGCACCCTAACCTAAAATAAACTCTGATAAATCCGTGCCTATTTGGGCACTAAAACCCCAATGCGTTTCGAATCGCCTTGAACGTCTTGTTATTCCGCAACTAAAGTCGGCTATGTTTACGCCTAATCTTTTGATATGACGAGAAATTTTCGGTATGCAGGCAAAAATCGAAGCCGAAGTATTTGGCAGCTCACTACCTTAAATCGCTTTAGCGTCACTCTTTAATTGCTGCGCCATATTAAGGTACGCTTTAAGGCTAGCATGGAAATGACCAATATTCGCCCTTTTCGCCGCTTTTCCACCCTATTACCCCGCCACTTTCACTCTTAGGCTACAATCACGTACATTCAGCCTGAGAGATCCGTTGCGGAAATAACGCCTTGCTAAGGTGTGAGCAACGCAATACCTTAGCCTCCGCATAATACCTTAAACACATAAACCGACGCATAGTAAAAATGCCACGCGTTGCGAATCACTCTTAAGCAACTTGTTATACCGCTTGGTTGAGGCTAAAATGACCAACATAAAGACCACTTAAGAGACCTATTATATGACCACTAGAATTTTAGCCGATGTTGCTGCAAGCATTACTGAGTTGAAAGCTAACCCTATGAAAGTTGCAACTAGTGCTTACGGCGAACCTGTTGCTGTATTAAACCGAAATGAACCAGCATTTTATTGCGTACCTGCCGAAGCCTACGAAATGATGATGGACAGACTCGAAGATCTTGAACTACTCGCTATCGCTAAAGAGCGTGAATCTGAAGAGAGCATTTCGGTAAATATTGATGACCTATAAACTCGACTTTAAAAAGAGCGCCCTCAAAGAGTGGAAAAAGCTTGGTTCTACTCTGCAACAACAATTTAAGAAAAAGCTAATCGAGCGCTTAGATAACCCACATGTTCCGGCTTCAAAACTATCTGGAGCTGACAACATGTATAAAATTAAGTTGCGTCAATCGGGCTACCGTCTCGTCTACAAAGTTGAAGACGATGTCATCATTGTAACCGTCCTAGCAGTTGGAAAGCGCGAACGTAGCGATGTTTACCGTAAAGCCATGAAAAGGTTAGATGACTGATTGCGGTATAACGCCGCGTTAAGTGGTGAGCAACGCAGACCACCCTACTAAACCATTGTGCCGTAAACACTAAAACCGATTCAAACCGAAAATGCCAAGCGTTGAGAATCCGCCTTAAACGCTTTGTTAGGTGATAACTCAATTGGGTTCCTGGTATGACATGCTTTTAAAAAAGCCGTCGCGCCAACCTTGAATAGTTACATAGCATTCTGAAGAACATTCGTACCCCCAAAATTTAACTGGCTTACCACATGCGGTGAACTCGCCAATATAACTTAGCATGTTTGAATCAAACTGTTCTTGGTGTTCCAGAGATAGATAGTCTACGATTTGTGATTCAATGTCAGGAGGTAAGTTGTTTAAATCATAAGTTGAATTCACAACTTCATCAAAGCAAGTTAAGCCATTGTCTTGTTTTAACTCAGACCATCGATCAGAATCACAACCAAGAATAAATATAGCCCAAAGCCAAATAATACAAATTTTATTAGTCTTCACTTACTTCCACTCATCCTTAATTCACCTAACGCCCGCTTAAGTGGTGAGCAACGCTACCACGATAATCAATTATTACACCGTAAACGCAAAAGCCAAATCAAACCAAAACCGCTAAGCGTTGCGAATCCGTCTTAAAGCGTTTGTTATATTCAAGTTTACGTGTAGCTGAAATTTAGTGGTATTTCGCAATATCCAATAATTTCCGTCGGTTGAAATCTTCGGTAAACATGAATATCTGATGGGTTTACAACAATCTCCTTTACTTCCAAGCTTTCAAACCTAACGACAAACACTACATACCCTTTGTCAAACTTTCCATTTAAGTGAGCTAGACATGAACTACTTCGAAATGCATACGATACAGATTCAAGTCCGCTTCCGTACAATTCATGAGAGGATAAAAAGCCTTTGTTTTTAATAGAGTTCAAATTTTCCGTAGGTGTGGCATGAAACAGAATCTTAGAATCGTCCTCCAAATCAGATGTGAACAAACTATATCTGTTGCTCTCTGTTGGATGAATTAAATCAAATTTTTTCATAGATTTCTCATACGTTGAAATGAATATAACGCCGCGTTAAGTAGTGAGCAACGCAGCCACGAAACTTAACCAGACCACCGTAAACACTAAACCCAACGATGAAATGAAAAATGCCATGCGTTGGGAATCTGTCTTAAACGCTTTGTTATAGCGATTTAGCCACAACACTTCTTGTTCTTTTTTCCTGAACCACAGTAACACTGATCGTTTCTTCCAGTGTACTTTTTAGCGAGAGACAAGATAGCAGGATAAAGTAGCGATGCTCTCATTTGGAACTGATTCAGATCAGATTGAGCAACAATACCTTGATTATCCAAACGTAATTTGTCTTGCTCAACTTCTATAGCAATGTACTCAGATAATGATTGGTCACTTATCAAAGGCACAAATTTTGTCGGAAGAAAGTTATGCTTAGCGAGAGTTTCGACCGAACTGTCAGGAGCAAACTTCAATAGCCCCGTCCTATACTCATTCGGTGTTACGCAGACTAATGAATTGTCAGGCATTTTGACGACAGCATGAGCTGTCATTTTGATTGAAATATTCCCTAAACACCAAAAAATCCAGCCAAATTGCACACTACCGCCATATTTTTCAATGTAAGCAGTGACATTGTTTAGACAATTAAGAGGCTTGGCACTCGGTTCGGGTTGAACAGGAATCTTCTTTAAATCTTCGACACCTAGTTTCTCTAGCAAATTATTACTTAATTCGGATAAATCAAAATACTGTAATTCTGTACTCCTAACTCAACAATCGCTATAACGCCCAGTTAAGGGGTGAACAACGCAATACCGAAGCCGCTGCATACCACCTTAAACACTAAAATCAACGCATAGTAAAAATGCCACGCGTTGTGAGTCCCTCTTGAACTGTTTGTTATGTTTAAGATTCAATACCTTACGTTCAGCTATACGAAAGTTTAACCCGACTTACTTTTGTAAACAAAACCAGAAGCTAAAAAACTGAATTAAATCATAAATTTGACAAAATTGAACTTTGAAAAGAGAAAACACAAAAACTGAAGTTCTAATTTAAAGATTGGGAAATTGTTCGGAAAATAGCGTCAAACCATGCCAATTTGCTAAAAGACCAAAACAGAATGACTTAGGGAGCAAAGAAAAGACACAAGCTACTGATTTTACTTGATTAAACATAACGCCCTGTTAAGGTGTGAGCAACGCAATACCGATGCTACCGCATGCCACCTTAATCACTAAAAGCAACGCATAGTAAAAATGCCACGCGTTGCGAATCCCTCTTGAACAATTTGTTAGCTTAAATTATGTAGCACCAAGCCAGAGCACCCCAAAACAGAATATTCAAA from Vibrio parahaemolyticus encodes the following:
- a CDS encoding SEC-C metal-binding domain-containing protein: MLEKLGVEDLKKIPVQPEPSAKPLNCLNNVTAYIEKYGGSVQFGWIFWCLGNISIKMTAHAVVKMPDNSLVCVTPNEYRTGLLKFAPDSSVETLAKHNFLPTKFVPLISDQSLSEYIAIEVEQDKLRLDNQGIVAQSDLNQFQMRASLLYPAILSLAKKYTGRNDQCYCGSGKKNKKCCG
- a CDS encoding type II toxin-antitoxin system Phd/YefM family antitoxin gives rise to the protein MTTRILADVAASITELKANPMKVATSAYGEPVAVLNRNEPAFYCVPAEAYEMMMDRLEDLELLAIAKERESEESISVNIDDL
- a CDS encoding type II toxin-antitoxin system RelE family toxin, with protein sequence MTYKLDFKKSALKEWKKLGSTLQQQFKKKLIERLDNPHVPASKLSGADNMYKIKLRQSGYRLVYKVEDDVIIVTVLAVGKRERSDVYRKAMKRLDD